A window of Diabrotica virgifera virgifera chromosome 9, PGI_DIABVI_V3a contains these coding sequences:
- the LOC126892657 gene encoding uncharacterized protein LOC126892657, translating to MNVRVQMLQGSSTKTFSKQLLNIGDRKVTTDETGCIKLPTDFCTIVDSEDALIKQIFPDLHIQYINHEWLAERAILAAKNVDVNNLNLKIQQLLPGDLISNKSIDTVCDDTETVNYPTEFLNSLDLPGMPPHNLKLKIGSPVILLRNLNPSRLCNGTRLVNKKIDEKRR from the coding sequence ATGAATGTGCGCGTTCAAATGCTTCAGGGGTCATCCACAAAAACGTTTTCAAAACAACTATTAAATATAGGCGATAGAAAAGTTACTACAGATGAAACTGGATGCATTAAATTACCAACTGATTTTTGCACAATCGTTGATTCAGAAGATGCTCTCATTAAACAAATATTTCCTGATTTACACATACAGTACATAAATCATGAGTGGTTGGCAGAAAGAGCAATTTTAGCAGCAAAAAATGTAGACGTGAATAATTTGAATCTCAAGATACAACAGTTGTTACCAGGAGACTTGATCTCAAACAAATCAATTGATACAGTCTGCGATGACACCGAAACTGTGAATTATCCAACAGAGTTTTTGAACTCCTTGGATTTGCCAGGCATGCCACCGCATAACTTAAAACTGAAAATTGGGTCTCCGGTTATTTTACTCCGAAATTTAAACCCATCACGGTTATGCAACGGCACGCGattagtcaataaaaaaattgatgAAAAACGTCGTTGA
- the LOC126891330 gene encoding uncharacterized protein LOC126891330, translating into MEIVRNPGVVSTIRSLLCYTPEDSKFLSTAGWNYPNNPHISGDNFSLLIPIKHIFNIFNDYNKLTYGRQVFRFVRARNDRDCILVEEPNATTTTTVSLTVASMELKVKHVFPNDMKIELMTPIKNNVPIIIPFRKWELNELPSLTSGSRREIWSVKTTSSVERPRYVIVAFPTSKRDDIHADPTLFDHIRMSSV; encoded by the coding sequence ATGGAAATAGTTAGAAACCCAGGTGTAGTTAGCACTATTCGCAGTTTGCTATGTTATACTCCTGAAGATTCCAAGTTTCTCAGTACTGCAGGATGGAACTATCCGAATAATCCACATATATCGGGAGACAACTTTAGTTTACTGATTCCTATAAAACACATATTCAACATTTTCAACGACTACAATAAATTAACCTATGGCCGTCAAGTGTTTCGATTTGTTCGAGCACGCAATGATAGAGACTGTATTCTAGTGGAAGAACCTAATGCTACAACAACAACAACAGTATCTTTAACTGTTGCCAGCATGGAACTCAAGGTTAAGCATGTCTTTCCCAATGATATGAAAATTGAATTAATGACTCCGATTAAGAATAATGTGCCGATAATTATACCTTTCCGTAAATGGGAGCTCAATGAACTACCGTCACTTACGTCAGGATCTCGACGCGAGATATGGAGTGTAAAGACAACTTCATCTGTTGAACGCCCACGTTATGTCATTGTGGCTTTTCCAACCTCTAAACGAGATGACATACACGCTGATCCAACGTTATTTGATCACATTAGAATGTCCAGCGTGTGA